The Candidatus Saccharibacteria bacterium RAAC3_TM7_1 nucleotide sequence CCAAAAAGTAGTGCCAAGACGACAACGAAGACGATTGCAACGTTCATGCCTTTAGTATAGCAGTATGGCCGATAAAACGCGGTAGCCTATGCGCCGATTTTGTCTTTTTTCGGACGGCGTTTGGCATTTTGCTCGATATACTCGATGATCTTCTCGGCTACATTGCGCTTAGTAATAAGCTCGGGGGTCTTAATGCTTGCACTCGAGTTTACTTCGAGCACCAGCGGACCACGTTCCGAGCGCATCATGTCGACGCCACAGATAGGCAGACCCATGGCCTTCGCAGCCTTCAGAGCTGTCTTTCGCTCTTCTTCGGTCAGCTTCACCGGCACGCCTTCACCACCTTGGTGAGTGTTGCTACGAAAATCGCCGTCCAGGCTTTGGCGCTTGACGCTCGCGACCACGCGGCCACCAACGACTAATGCACGGATATCGGTACCGGCTGATTCTTTGATAAATTCTTGCACCAAAAAATTCACGCCTTCGACATAGAAAGCCTGCATTACGGCCTTGGCTGCCTTCGGGGTTTCAGCTAGTACTACACCGTTACCGTGAGTACCGCGTGCTACCTTAATAATCAGCGGTGTACCGCCGGCAAGCTCGATAATGTCATCGAAACTAGCTGACTCACGGGCAAAAACGGTCTTTGGAATGCCGACTCCCGCTTTTGCCAGCACCTGATAAGCACGGAGTTTATCGCGTGAACGATTAATCGCCAGTGATGTCGCCGTCGTGAACGACCCTTGCGCCTCAAATTGGCGCACAATCGCGGTACCGTATTTGGTGTAGCTCTGAGCAATCCGTGGTATTATTGCATCAAAATGGCCGAGGCTCTCACCTTTGTAGCGCACTACTGAGTTATTTTTTTCAATTGCCGTATAGGCATCCTTATACTTGATGATCTTGACTTCGTGGCCTCGCTTCACCACCTCCTCTTTGAGACGCTTGGTGGTGTAGTTTCCTGGTCCATTGCTTAAAATCGCGATTTTCATTTATTCGTTCTCCAGTTCAGATTGTAATTCTTCAAACCGCACTTGATCATTCACCGATAATTTCTTCGAGCCATGCTGCACATCAACAATGAACTTACCAGCTAATGTATTACGTCCAATTAAAATCGGAAACGCTTGGGTTTGACGATTCGCTAACGTACATTTTGTACGAACTCTTCTTCCCTTTAATTGTAACGTAATAGGAATCAAATAACGAACTTCTTTGTGTCCAGTTGAGTTTGCAACAACACGTTTTTTATAGCTTTTACTATGAAATAATTGTCCTGTGTAGAATGGCGAGTCTTTACCAAAAAACGACCATGATAAAATGCCATCTTCTTCAGATAGACTGCTCGCCCATATAGCTGTAGTTCGTGCACCGGTGTCAATGCGTGCTGGCACCTTCTTTTGATTTGTTGGCACAATCCAAACGTATTCTAGGCGACCAATGATTAATTTAGATTTTTGCTTGCTCACCGATCAATTCCTTCAGCATTTCCGCATACTTTTCTAGCTTCTCTTCCATAAATGAACCTGATGAAACTTGTGGAGCTTGATTTACCTCTAAAATATACGGTGTCTGCGTCTTTGCATCCAAAATAATGTCAACGCCAGCCACTTCCAGCTTTTCTATTCTACTTGCCTCTACACACATATTGAGGAGCTTCTGGTCAAATGATGATAAGTCAATCAGCTCCGCCGTGCCGCCTTTTGAGGTATTGTTTAGATATTCACCCTGTCCGGCGGTTCGCTTAATCACTAATACGGGTCTAAAATTAAATACGAGCACTCGATAATCGCCTTTATTCGGGATGAGTTCTTGCAACACAAACTTCGTGTTGTCATGCTTTGCCAGAATATCCTGTAGCTCTGCCCGCGAGCTTACGGCATAGTTCTTCTCACCCTTAAATCCATGGTTGTCTTTGACAACTGCCTTTGGTGCAAATTCATCAAAACGCCGAATCATCTCATCGTGATTACCAAATAACGTGTGAGGCACAGGAAGGTTAACCGACCAGTGAAGGAAAGATGCACTCATCTTATCAAGTGTTGGGCGATTTAAGTACGAGTCTATATACTTTACCCCCTTCTTTTCGCAATATATCGTAATTGCTCGGGCTTCTTCGATGAAAGTACTGACATGGCGAAATACGACCAAGTCAAAATCTGCTACATCAAAAAGTTTAGTAGGGTGATAAATTCGTGCACTATCAGTAGACACATCAAAAAAAAGCTCGTCAATATCGCTGCATTCCACCTCTATAGCATCATGCAGTTGCTCCGCCAGACGTTTGGCAAATGTAAATGACTTTGCGTCATTACTCCTGTCTCTGTTGTGATGGAGCAATAGGGTTTTCTTCATACGTTTATTATAACATTTTTTGCATTAATATTCAATGGTCTACCTTTATACACGTAGTGATATGTCTTTGAAAAGCTCTGCAGCTTCAGGATCCATCGGGTTAAACTGCGCGGAAAGAACCCAGCGCAGCTTTTCTCGCCGTTGCTCTTCCGGTAAGGCCTTTATGCTATTAAGCCAGCTTTTCGACAGCTGATCGCCATCACTATATGACTTGTCGCGGGCATCGACTGCATTCCCTCGAGTTGTTCGCAACATCGTCTGATATGCTGAGACTTTTGCCTCTCGTATGTCTTTGGCTGTTTCTGCTCCCGATATCATAGCTTGTCGGGGCCACATTATCTCAAACGTTTCTCTGAAATCACGCCGTTCACCTCCTATGTCGAGCCCAAGTTGAAGACCAAGTGATACATAGTAGGCAGATCCGGCTTGAGTATCTTTCCCAGTAATAATTGACTCGATAGCCTTACATAGCCCCTCTTCGAAAGCAAGATTTGTTTTAGATGGTAAGCGATGGGCAGCATTTGGCTGCTCATCGGCGTTATTTGCTCTCAGGCAGTGTGTTGCTTCATGCAACGGGAGTGGTTTTAGTCGTGCCCCTGTAAACGGTGGTCTATTTCGACCTACATCTATTGTACGATGTGCATGGTTCTCCTCGGCTTGTTTGCCTTCTGTAAATCGGGAGCGCCATCCTTTTCCACTGAGAGAAACTGCATCCAGAGCATTGTCAAAGTATGGTAGTACCCTATCTACGGGTACAGACGCGGGGATTTCTTGCGCCAAGAATTTTTCTAAACCAGGAAGTATAACGGTCAGATCACCCTTGAACATTTCCATAGTTTCTGGGTCTAGCGTCTCGAATTCAAAGTCCACGGGGACTTTAACGTCTTGTGTACGCTGAAGAAATTGCGTTGCGACTGCTCGTTTTCTTCCGGTAATTGCAGAGTTCCGAGTCCATGTACGTGCCCGCGTATAGTCTTGGGAAAAGTAGTAGGCGAACCTGTCAGGATCTAGCTGACCAAATATCTCAAAGGTTACGTCCCCTGCCTCCTGTCTCAATACTTCAGCTGAATCAATCGCCGTTTCAGCCATCATCCTACGGATCTTCTGATGACGATTGAGCTCCATGAGTTTAGATTCTATGACCTCAAAAATATGGTCTTTCTCTTCTTCAGATCCCTCCACATACTCAACATCTTCAAGGAGGTTAACAAGCGAATATATATACTGGTGCAGCGTCTCCGATTCAAGCTGAGGAAACTCCAGCCGAGGCCACCGCTGGGATGAATACATAAAATCTTCGAGTGCTTCTCGACGTAATTTAGCATCTGATACAGAGTGCTTACGTACAGCATACGGCACATTCGATGGTATTTTTGTTATCGGAAATGTTTGATATTTATCAACAATCCCTGCGATTGTGACCATGTACTTATACTACTACAAAGTATTCTAGCCGAGGAAGCCTTTTTTTGCGCCGCCAAACTGTTTGAGTAAATCCTTCTGCTTTTTACTCAGCTTAGTCGGCGTATCAACGATAATCGAGACGATATGGGCACCGCGGCGGTCACTACGGAGATGTGGCACACCGTGACCGGATAGCTTGAAGTCAGTTCCGCTCTGGGTACCGGCCGGGACTTTCATGCGAACCTTGCCATCAACCGTCTCGACATCGATTTCCGTCCCGAGCGCTGCATCAATCATATCGACGTGCTCTTCACTGAGGATAAGGTCGCCTTCACGGGTGAATTTCTTGTGTGCTTTGACGCGGAGGTGGATATACAGATCGCCGCGTGCACCGTTGGCGATCGCTTCACCGCGATCCTTCAGACGGATTGTGGCGCCGTCATCGACTCCGGCCGGTACTTTCAGCGTAATCGTCTGCTTGCGACGCTCGGTACCCTTGCCCTGACAGACTGTACAGACCTTTTCCGGTACTTTGCCGCGGCCTTTACACGTCTCACAGGTGACGGCCTGCTGGATAGCGCCAAACATCGTGTTCATAACGCGCGTTTGCTGGCCGGCGCCGTGACAGGTCGGACAGGTTCTTAATTCATGGCCAGGCTCAACGGTTGTACCGTGACAGTGTGAGCATTCGTCGTCCATGTCAAGTGCTAGGTCGCGCTCAATGCCAAAAACCGCTTCCTCAAATGTCAGCTGAATACTAGTCTCGACGTCACGACCGCGACGCGGTCCTTGCTGTGCGTTGCCCCCACCGCCAAAGAACTGACTAAAGATATCACCGAGCCCGCCGTCACCGAAATTGAACTCGAAGCCTTGACCGCCATTGAAGCCCTCAAACGGGTTGCCACCACTGTAGCCACCGCCGCTCGCACCGCCGACACCAGCATGGCCAAACTGATCATAGCGCTGACGCTTCTGGGCGTCTTTAAGCACCTCGTAAGCTTCGTTGATTTCTTTAAACTTTGCCTCATCACCACCTTCTTTGTCCGGGTGGTGCTTGACGGCAGCCTTTCGGAAAGCCTTTTTAATCTCATCAGCTGAGGCATCTTTAGCTACGCCAAGTACCTCATAATAATCTCTTTTAGCCATGCTGTGCCCCTAAACTCCTGCCCCTCATCAAAACCTGAGCGAAGCAGTCTGCAATCAGATTGTGAAGCATCAAGTTTTTGATGCGTGGGTCGTAGTAATCGCGTTTTGTCATCTGTTACTATTGTAAAAAATTAGCACTCGAATTACAAGAGTGCTAATTTACTTTCACAACGTAATTCACACCATAGCCGGTATCCATAGTCGCCGCACAAGTTCCATCAGTTTCATTGGTTGCGGCCGGCAACGTCTCCAGGGTTACATACAAGTAAGTTCCTAAGCCGCACGATTCCTTATAATATGCGAAGCATCTTGTACTGCCTGAAGCGCACGCGACTGCGCCTGATGGATCCTTCAAATCACTGGAGATATAGCCGGCATCCTTCAAACAATCGTTCATTGATTTGGGGGTATACAAGTAGTTAAACCACCACTTACCATCTCCGTTAGCCCCACAACCACTGCCCGTTTCCATATAATCTCCGTGGTCTACGTACCAAAGTTTCAGACCCTTTGCGATGGCTGCCAGATCTGATCGTCTATCAGCATCACGGGCCCGTGCTTGCATACCGTTATACGCCACTACCGTAATGGCAGCCAAAATAGCAATCACGACAATTACAATCAAGAGTTCGACAATCGTAAAACCGCTTGTGGTTTTTCTCATAGTATTTAGTGTAGCACGACGCCAGGTTAGTACTGCCAAGCCTGCCAAACGCCGTGGGTTGCATCAGATATCCAGCCGGCAGAGGGGCAAATGAAAGATTTCGAAGTACTCGGGACATTCGCAGCCTGCTCATATCCGATGAACCAAAGTACATAAAAGTTTCCCCTTGAGCCATCACTACAACCATACGACGTACCCGCCGGTCTAATATATCTATAGTAATGATTCGCATCGTTCAATGGATCAACCGGTAGATTACTCATATACGGTTTTAGCGCAGTTGCAAAGGTGGTCCAGTTGGTATTCGTACTCTCATAATATCCACCACCGCTGGTTGGGTAATCATTGTTGTCAATCTTATACAGTTCAAGAGCCTTTTGAATCTCTGTGCTATCATTGCTTCTTCGATTGTCCCTAGCCCGAGCCTGAATACCGTTATACGCCACAGCAGTAATAGCGGCCAGGATAGCGATCACAACGATGACGATCAGGAGTTCAACGATCGTGAAGCCGCTTACGGTTTTTCTCATAAACTTCAGTATACCACCTCGTCTAAAAGTTTTTGCGGATGTGCGAAAAGCTATAATCCCAGGTGGCATCAGTCTTTTTGTGCGGGTTGAAAATATTATCTGGGTCGTAGAGTTTTTTGATATCTTTCATGACACCAAGGATTTTTTTACCATACATTGCCTCAAGCCACGGACCGCGCACCAGGCCATCGTTGTGTTCACCGGAGATTGAACCTTTGTATTTGAGAACCAGCTCATTGACTTCCTTTTGAGCTGGCTTTAGCTTGGCTCGCTCTTTCGGGTCTTCGATTTTCATCAGCGGAATCACATGGAAGTTACCATCGCCAAGGTGCCCGGCAATCGTCGCGAGTAATTTGTACTTGCGGATAATCCTCCGCAGTTTTGGTAAAAATTCGCTGAGGTATTCCGGGTTGACCACGAAGTCATCAATAAATGGCGCGGTGTGCTTGTCTTTCACTTTGCTCCGAAGGAGATTGAAACTTTCCCGCCGCATGAGCCAAAACTTTCGCGACTTGGCTTCGGTGTCGTCTTCTTCGAGATAGGTAAATGTCTTAAACTTTTGCAAACTCAGTTTTGTATTATGAATCTTCGCGTTGATTTCGGCCTGAGTATCACCGGTAAATTCAATAAGGAGAATCAGCTTTGGCACGCCAAGTCCGAGTGCAAGGCCGTCGGGGATAAGCGCGATAACCATCTTTAGCCATTCCCACAGTCCAAGTCGTGGCAAGAAAGCAAAGACGAATTTAAAGCTCAGCCACAGCGTAGCGTCATCAAAACATTCAAACGTGGCCGGTTTTTTCGCGAGGATCGCCGGGATGATATCTCCCAGCTTGTCGATATCGCGCATATAGCAAACCAGTGTACCTTCGTATTTTGGCTTTGGCACGAGTTTCACTGTGCCTTCGGTAATAATACCAAGCGTTCCCTGCGCACCCACAAACAGTTTCGTCAGGTCAAAGATACCAGTTTCGCGGTTCCAGACATTCCATAAATGATACCCCGTCGAATCTTTCGTTACATTCGGCTTGGCCGCTTGGACTTCATCATAATATTCTTCGAGGAGTTCAAACGTTTTCTTATATAAATCACCCTCGAAATCACCCTGCGCCATCTTACGTATCAGGCCGGCTTTATCGAGCGGCTTTATCGTATATTCATTTCCATCGGCAAATACCATTTTTAGTTCGGTCACAAAATTATCCGTCTTGCCATACTCAAGTGATTTTTCACCACCGGAATTATTACTCATAATGCCGCCCATGCCCGCAAGATCGCGGCTGGCCGGGTAACTCGGTAGCAGCGAGCCGTGCTTGAGCGTCTCGACTTCGAAGTCCTTATACATCATGCCTGGCTGAACTGTCGCCTGCTTCGCCGACACTTTTTCAAGTTTTGTCATGTGCCTTGAAACGTCGAGGATAATCGACTCACCTATCGCGGCTCCCGACATATCGGTTCCACGCGAACGCATGGTGATACTGAGCTCGGGATGAGATTTTTTATGTTTGCTCACGAACTTTACTGCCGCTTTTATATCACCAGCATCCTTTGGAAAACCAACGACCTGAGGTTTCAGTTCAAACAAGCTCGCGTCGTGACTGTAAAACTCACGCGTCTCCTCGCTGGTATCGAGCTCGCCTTTGAAGATTCTTGAAAGTTCTTTTTGTAAATCCATCTACTATTAACTTTACCTTTCGCTCATGAAAACCACAAGCGACATACTATGTTGTTCCGGTTTCGTCCGCTACAGGCTATACTAAAGACTAATGAAACCCGTCACCTTCGTACTTGGCCGCTTATTCGGAACGCTTCGCGCAGAATGGCAACAACTATACAACCGCTATTTCGGTAAAATCGAGCGTTTTGAGGGAGACGCAGAAGCCATCTGTCGGCAGATTGTCGACCGACTCTGGAAAGGTGATTTCTACCGCACGTCGCTCGGCCATTTCGATTTTTTCTGGATGCGCGATTTTGGTACCGTCGCTGAGTCACTCTCTAAAATCGGCTACCGGAAACATGTCCTCTGTACGCTACGCTGGGCACTGCTACACTACCGCCGCTCCGAGACGATCACCACCTGCATCGATAAGTCCGGCAACTGCTTCAATGCACCGAGTCATGCTATCGACACTTTGCCCTGGCTCCTTCATAGCCTATACGTCAGCCGTTACGATCTCAATAAAGCCGAGCGGGCGTTTTTGATCCGCCGCCTAAAAAAATATTGCAAAAAATATCTCGATACTACTGGCCATACCCGGCCAAAATTTGCCGCTGAAATGCGCGACGCCGTAATCTACGACCGCAGCGCCTACGCGGTCAGTTTGATCGGCCGCATGGCCTACTGCGTCCACAAGCTCGGTCTCGAAGACGGCTTTCCGTTTAAGCCTCAGCTCTACCAGGACGAACTCATCACCCGCTACTGGAACGGGCAGTATTTCAATGCCGACCGCCTGACTGACGCCTTTAGCGCCGAGTGCGCGCTCATGCCGTTTTTCCTCGGCGTGATCAAAGATGAGAAAATGCTCGAGGCAACGCTTGACTATATACAGGACAAAAAGCTCAACAAGCCGTTTCCGCTCATTTATACCAACAAGCCGAGAACCTTTACCTATCACTGGTGGATGACCAAACCCTTTATGCCAAACTACGAGGAGCGTTCGCTCTGGAGCTGGCACGGCCTATTCTACCTACACCTACTAAAACGTCACAAGCGCGAGGAGTACAAAGCCGAAAAAGGCGCCTTTGCTAAAGGTATGATTGAGCAGCATCGCACCTTTCCAGAGATGCTTAATCCCGACGGCTCATGGTACTACGCCCCCATCTACCGCGGTGATCCAGGCATGGTGTGGGCTGCGCTGTATGTCGAGCTTTAATTATTTCTTCTTTTTCGTATCGGCAACGAGTGCGTTCAGCTTGTAACCGACGAGTAGACCGGCGACAACTGAGCCAGTGGTATTGATCCACATCCAATCAGACTGACCAATAGTCCCTAGGTTGCCTACAATAAATAGTAGAACCCCTTCAATGACGGCCGCCAGCAAGAGGGCAATGATTACGGTTACTATAAGATCTGTGATGAACTTTGATGAATTTTTCATACACTAACAATATCACTAACGAACCAAAGAATAAAAGCCCCCGTATGCTAGGGCTTTTATTTTTGTAGCTTGGCTTTAACTGTGTCTACTTTTTATCGTCGATGACTTCGCCCTCGACCGGTTCGTCTTTATCCGACTTTTTGTCGCCGTCTTCTGAGGCAGGTGCTTCCTCTTTTGATGCGGCTTCGTACAGCTTGGCGCCGATCGGCATCAGGATGTCATTCAGAGCCTTGACAGCTGCTTCGAGTGCATCTTTATCGGCCGTATCGTCGTTTTTCACTTTCTTAGCGTCTTCGACGGCTTTTTCGATTGCCTTCTTGTCGTCATCCGAGATCTTATCTTTATGCTCATCTGGCAGCTTTTCAGCTTGGTAAATAGCGTTTTCCAGCTGGTTACGTGTTTCCACCGCTTCACGCTTTTTCTTGTCTTCATCAGCGTGGGCTTCGGCTTCTTTTTGTGCTTTTTCGATATCGTCTTTAGACATATTGCCAGAATCCTGGATGGTAATTGACTGCTCTTTACCAGTGCCTTTGTCTTTGGCGGTTACGTTCAAGATACCATTAGCATCAAGGTTGAAGGTGACTTCAACCTGTGGCACGCCGCGTGGTGCCGGGGCAATGCCATCGAGGATAAAACGGCCAAGTGACTTATTGTCAGCAGCCATTTCACGCTCACCTTGCAGCACGTGGATTTCCACCTGCGGCTGGTTGTCGGCAGCAGTCGAGAAGGTTTCAGACTTGCTGGTAGGAATTGTTGTATTGCGCTCGATCAACTTGGTCGTCACACCACCCATGGTTTCGATACCGAGTGATAGTGGCGTTACATCAAGAAGGAGTACGTCTTTGACGTCACCTTGCAGTACGCCACCCTGGATAGCCGCACCGACAGCCACGACTTCGTCAGGGTTCACACCCTTGAGCGGATCTTTACCAAAGATTGTTTTGACCTTTTCAACAACCGCTGGCATACGGGTCATCCCACCAACCAGCACGATCTCGTTGATTTCACTTGCCTTGACGTCGGCGTCTTTGAGGGCCTTTTCGACCGGACCGACCAGGCGGTCGATCAGATCTTTGACGAGATCTTCGAGCTTACTGCGGGTCAGCTTGTACTCAAAGTGCTTCGGGCCATCGGCATCAGCCGTGATGAACGGCAAGTTGATTTCGTATTCTGTCGTCGTAGAAAGTTCTTTCTTCGCCTTCTCGGCCTCATCTTTGAGGCGCTGCATGGCGGCTTTGTCGCTCTTTAGATCGACACCTTCCTCGTTTTTAAAGACATCGAGGAAGTGGTTGACGATGCGGTTGTCGAAGTCTTCACCACCAAGGTGCGTATCACCATTGGTTGAGCGTACTTCGAACACACCGTCGCCAAGTTCGAGAATGGAAACGTCAAAGGTACCACCACCGAGGTCAAAGACCGCAATTTTTTCTTCCTTCTTGCCTTCGAGTCCATAGGCCAATGCGGCCGCAGTCGGCTCGTTGATAATTCGCTTAACTTCAAGGCCAGCAATCTTGCCGGCGTCTTTGGTTGCCTGACGCTGTGAATCGTCAAAGTAGGCTGGGACAGTGATGACGGCCTCGGTGACTTTTTCACCTAGGAAGCTTTCGGCATCTGCCTTGATTTTTGAGAGAATCATTGCCGAGACTTCTTCTGGCGTGTAGTCTTTGTCACCCATTTTTACTGCGACACCGTCGCCTTTTTTGACAATCTCATAAGGCATAATATCGTGGTCTTTTTGCACTTCATGGTCTGAGAATTTACGACCGATCAAGCGTTTTACCCCGTAAATTGTATTTTCAGCGTTTGTCACGCGCTGGCGCTGCGCTACTTGACCGACCAGGCGCTCACCTTTCTTATTTATAGCAACGACACTTGGCGTCGTGCGGTTACCTTCAGCATTAGCAATAACCTCCGGCTTGCCAGCCACCATATAGGCAAATGCCGAGTTGGTTGTACCGAGGTCGATTCCGATAATTTTACCCATGTTGAGTCCTCCTTGCTACTTACTATCTACCATATTCTATATACTACTTTAGCACTCCTCGCTGGACAGTGCCAAAACTATTACTAGTGTAAAAAATTAGCACTCTCATGTCAAGAGTGCTAATTAAAAAATTTACTATAAGTCCTGAGCTAACTTAGCCCACCAGTTGCCAACGGTATAAGTACCACATGTTCCCCCGGGGGAAGATCCTGAGCTGCTACTTACTTCTCCTGTACGAACACCGAGCACATAGAATGCCGTCGGACATCCATTTGACCCTGCACTATAGCGATAGTAATAATATATCTTTGCTCCTGTCGTGTTCATATCCCCTGTATTTATAGGATCCACCGGAACGCTATAGAGTACCCCTGCCGTCACCAGTTGCTGCAAAAACGGATGATTGCCATTTGGGATTCGAGCTAATCTCCCATCCACCTACAGAGTTGCCGACTGCATTTGGATACGAGCTATTTTGTATCTTATAAAGCTCCAGTGCTTTTGCGATTGAAGTAATATCCTGAAGACGCTGCGCATCACGGGCGCGCTGCTGAATGCCGTTATATGCCACTACTGTGATCGCCGCCAGGATTGCAATCACCACGATGACAATAAGAAGCTCGACTATAGTGAATCCTCTATGCTTCATCAATTCACCCTCAATGCATAGTTCATGCCATAGGCTGTATCCCAACCGCTTTGGCAGGTACCATCAAGATCGGTTGCTGCTTGAGGAAGTGTTTCAAGATGAGCATAAAGATAAGTCCCGCTTGCGCAGCTTGCTTTCATATAAGCAAAACAAGTCAGACCCGTGCATGCTCCTAGCCCACCTGGGTCAACTAGTGCTTTTGATAAATAGCCCCCCTCTGTCAAGCAGGCGTTGATTGACTTTAATGAGCCAGCTCCATCATAATCGGATGGTAGCCATCCGTAACTATTAGTACCTCCACTTCCACACTGCAAAGAAGCATAATCGCCATCATTGTCTACTGCGTAGAGTTTTAACGCCTTAGAGATTTGAGCGAGATCTTGCTTACGAACGTTATCTCGTGCACGAGCTTGGATACTGTTATACGCAACGATAGTAATTGCCGCGAGGATAGCTATCACCACAATGACAATGAGGAGTTCGACGATAGTGAAGCCTGTTTGTCTTGCCCACAATTTCATGTGCACATTATAGCATAAGGGGCATTTGCGAGAGACTCTGATGATCGTCGCACCGAATGGCAAATCGGCTGGACATCAGCAAAGGATAATACTCATAACTCCTAAAACTTTATGTAGTAGTTTACGTTTTCAGTTGTGTCAATACCTGACGCACAGGTTCCATCTGTGGCAGTGTCTGAGAGCGGTATCCCTTCCATATGTGCATACAGAAATGTTCCCATACCACAGGTGTATTTCAGGTAAGTAAATTTCGTTTGCCCTGAGCATGTTTTGTTGAAACAAGGATCTTCGACATT carries:
- a CDS encoding Alpha-L-glutamate ligase, RimK family (RAAC3_TM7_1_181), which produces MKIAILSNGPGNYTTKRLKEEVVKRGHEVKIIKYKDAYTAIEKNNSVVRYKGESLGHFDAIIPRIAQSYTKYGTAIVRQFEAQGSFTTATSLAINRSRDKLRAYQVLAKAGVGIPKTVFARESASFDDIIELAGGTPLIIKVARGTHGNGVVLAETPKAAKAVMQAFYVEGVNFLVQEFIKESAGTDIRALVVGGRVVASVKRQSLDGDFRSNTHQGGEGVPVKLTEEERKTALKAAKAMGLPICGVDMMRSERGPLVLEVNSSASIKTPELITKRNVAEKIIEYIEQNAKRRPKKDKIGA
- a CDS encoding hypothetical protein (RAAC3_TM7_1_182); its protein translation is MSKQKSKLIIGRLEYVWIVPTNQKKVPARIDTGARTTAIWASSLSEEDGILSWSFFGKDSPFYTGQLFHSKSYKKRVVANSTGHKEVRYLIPITLQLKGRRVRTKCTLANRQTQAFPILIGRNTLAGKFIVDVQHGSKKLSVNDQVRFEELQSELENE
- a CDS encoding hypothetical protein (RAAC3_TM7_1_183), with the translated sequence MKKTLLLHHNRDRSNDAKSFTFAKRLAEQLHDAIEVECSDIDELFFDVSTDSARIYHPTKLFDVADFDLVVFRHVSTFIEEARAITIYCEKKGVKYIDSYLNRPTLDKMSASFLHWSVNLPVPHTLFGNHDEMIRRFDEFAPKAVVKDNHGFKGEKNYAVSSRAELQDILAKHDNTKFVLQELIPNKGDYRVLVFNFRPVLVIKRTAGQGEYLNNTSKGGTAELIDLSSFDQKLLNMCVEASRIEKLEVAGVDIILDAKTQTPYILEVNQAPQVSSGSFMEEKLEKYAEMLKELIGEQAKI
- a CDS encoding hypothetical protein (RAAC3_TM7_1_184) codes for the protein MVTIAGIVDKYQTFPITKIPSNVPYAVRKHSVSDAKLRREALEDFMYSSQRWPRLEFPQLESETLHQYIYSLVNLLEDVEYVEGSEEEKDHIFEVIESKLMELNRHQKIRRMMAETAIDSAEVLRQEAGDVTFEIFGQLDPDRFAYYFSQDYTRARTWTRNSAITGRKRAVATQFLQRTQDVKVPVDFEFETLDPETMEMFKGDLTVILPGLEKFLAQEIPASVPVDRVLPYFDNALDAVSLSGKGWRSRFTEGKQAEENHAHRTIDVGRNRPPFTGARLKPLPLHEATHCLRANNADEQPNAAHRLPSKTNLAFEEGLCKAIESIITGKDTQAGSAYYVSLGLQLGLDIGGERRDFRETFEIMWPRQAMISGAETAKDIREAKVSAYQTMLRTTRGNAVDARDKSYSDGDQLSKSWLNSIKALPEEQRREKLRWVLSAQFNPMDPEAAELFKDISLRV
- a CDS encoding Chaperone protein DnaJ (RAAC3_TM7_1_185) encodes the protein MAKRDYYEVLGVAKDASADEIKKAFRKAAVKHHPDKEGGDEAKFKEINEAYEVLKDAQKRQRYDQFGHAGVGGASGGGYSGGNPFEGFNGGQGFEFNFGDGGLGDIFSQFFGGGGNAQQGPRRGRDVETSIQLTFEEAVFGIERDLALDMDDECSHCHGTTVEPGHELRTCPTCHGAGQQTRVMNTMFGAIQQAVTCETCKGRGKVPEKVCTVCQGKGTERRKQTITLKVPAGVDDGATIRLKDRGEAIANGARGDLYIHLRVKAHKKFTREGDLILSEEHVDMIDAALGTEIDVETVDGKVRMKVPAGTQSGTDFKLSGHGVPHLRSDRRGAHIVSIIVDTPTKLSKKQKDLLKQFGGAKKGFLG
- the pilA gene encoding fimbrial protein pilA (RAAC3_TM7_1_186); amino-acid sequence: MRKTTSGFTIVELLIVIVVIAILAAITVVAYNGMQARARDADRRSDLAAIAKGLKLWYVDHGDYMETGSGCGANGDGKWWFNYLYTPKSMNDCLKDAGYISSDLKDPSGAVACASGSTRCFAYYKESCGLGTYLYVTLETLPAATNETDGTCAATMDTGYGVNYVVKVN
- the gspG gene encoding general secretion pathway protein G (RAAC3_TM7_1_187) translates to MRKTVSGFTIVELLIVIVVIAILAAITAVAYNGIQARARDNRRSNDSTEIQKALELYKIDNNDYPTSGGGYYESTNTNWTTFATALKPYMSNLPVDPLNDANHYYRYIRPAGTSYGCSDGSRGNFYVLWFIGYEQAANVPSTSKSFICPSAGWISDATHGVWQAWQY
- a CDS encoding Oxidoreductase (RAAC3_TM7_1_188), producing the protein MDLQKELSRIFKGELDTSEETREFYSHDASLFELKPQVVGFPKDAGDIKAAVKFVSKHKKSHPELSITMRSRGTDMSGAAIGESIILDVSRHMTKLEKVSAKQATVQPGMMYKDFEVETLKHGSLLPSYPASRDLAGMGGIMSNNSGGEKSLEYGKTDNFVTELKMVFADGNEYTIKPLDKAGLIRKMAQGDFEGDLYKKTFELLEEYYDEVQAAKPNVTKDSTGYHLWNVWNRETGIFDLTKLFVGAQGTLGIITEGTVKLVPKPKYEGTLVCYMRDIDKLGDIIPAILAKKPATFECFDDATLWLSFKFVFAFLPRLGLWEWLKMVIALIPDGLALGLGVPKLILLIEFTGDTQAEINAKIHNTKLSLQKFKTFTYLEEDDTEAKSRKFWLMRRESFNLLRSKVKDKHTAPFIDDFVVNPEYLSEFLPKLRRIIRKYKLLATIAGHLGDGNFHVIPLMKIEDPKERAKLKPAQKEVNELVLKYKGSISGEHNDGLVRGPWLEAMYGKKILGVMKDIKKLYDPDNIFNPHKKTDATWDYSFSHIRKNF